A window of Mobiluncus massiliensis genomic DNA:
AGCTCCCTTAGTATTTGGGCAAAAGAGCAGTAAAACAGCTGTGTAAATGCGTACAAATTAGGTAGTGTGACCAACATCACACCCAGGATGAAAGTCCTAACTATGTTCAGCCTATGAACGCTAGTGAATTAATTTTGTGTCGAAACCTACAAGCTAGCAAAAATTTGTACGACCGGGGAAGTTTACCCTAACACTCAGCTAAACCTCAGAATGTTACCAGCTCTAATGAATTTGTATTTGAGCTGGTCGTGGGGGAATTTCACGTGTATATACACAAAATTGGCGACATTTTGACAGCGCGAGAAATAGTCGGGGCGCGAACGGGTCGCAGAATAAGCTGAAAAGAAACTGAACGAGGCGCCGTTTAGCTTTATGGATATAGGAACTTTTGGTGAACGAAACCTGCCGATTTGAAAGCTGACAAGGTGGTAAAAATATGATGCTGAAAATACGATAAGTTACAGCTGTGTAATCTTCCAGAAACCCTATTTACCAGGGCATATAGTTCGAACATTTGTACTAACAAAAACCTACTTAATGTAAAAATCGCGGGGTTCGCAGAAACTTCCCATGAACCCCAAAACAAATTAACAAAACTCCTCGACAATTCCTTGGGAACTGCCGATACTGAATATGTCAGCGCAAAAAGCACTGAACCGCTAGCAGGAAGTTATGCGGGTAATGAGGATCGAAGGAATGATCCAGCGAGAGAACATGTGAGGTCGTCATGTTTGATTCTGTTGGTTACGTAGCAATGCGAACCGCGCTGGATGGATTGTCTATGCGTCAGCGAGTCATCGCCGACAACATTGCCAATATTCAGACGCCAGGATTCTTGTCCGGCAAGGTATCGTTCGAAAGTGAACTGGCTCGCGCCGTCGAGTTCGGACACCCTGCCACCACGCATATCGCCACTGCTCGCTCTTTGGAGCCCACTCGTATAGACGGTAACAATGTCAACCTGGACACTGAGACCATCTCCAGCGTGGATACGGTTCTTCGCTTTCAGCTGGCTACCCAAGCAATCAGTGGGGAATACGCCAACATTCGCTCTGCCATGAGGACGACATCATGACCACGTTTGGAGCAATCGGTATCGCTGGAACCGGCATGACAGTCAACCGCAAGTGGTTGGACTGCATCTCGGATAACATCGCCAACATCAACACCACCAAGCCCATGAACGAAGAGGCCTTCCGGGCCCGCTACGTGGTGGCTCAGGCTGTTGATTACGGGCGTCCAGCAGGCACGATGGTATCGGGCATTGCGCTCGGTGGCACCGACGGCCGGATCGTGTACGACCCCCGCGATCCGAACGCGAATGAAGAAGGGTATGTCCGCCACCCTGATATTGACTTGGGATCACAGATGACCCAGTTGATTATGGCGCAAAGGGCTTACCAGGCAAACGCTGCCGTGGTGGACCGTGCAAAGTCCACCTACGAAGCAGCATTGCAAATCGGGAGGTGAGTAAGCTATGCCTTACTCTGTAGATGGTATTGGTAGCAACCTGACCAGTTCCTTGACCGGAACCCAGCAGCTGACCAATAACTTAGTACAATCCCTTGGGTTCTCACGTTCCGCAGCCACCCAAGCCGGTCCGTCGCGTCTTGGCACCAATGCCGCGCACATCGTCCCGACTGGCACCGGTCTAACCCCGTTGGGTGGAGATGTCCGCGATGTCGCGGAAACCTCTTTCGGCAACGTTTTTGCCGATGCGGTGTACAACATGCAACAACGTGAGAGTACCGCCAAGAAGCTGGGTGTGCAGGCCCTGACCGGGCAACTCAATGATGTCCACCAATACACTATTGCAGCCGCAGAATCCCAGCTGACTATGGAACTGACCTCCACTATACGGAACAAGGCAGTTGACATGTTCAACGAGATTATGAGGATGCAAGCATAATGCCACCGGTCATCGTAAACGCAGTAGATAAAGTCAAAAGTACCGTCGGCCAGTTTTCTTTAGGCCAAAAGACCCTGTCGATTATCGGGGTAGCCGTGCTCATCTTGGGCGGCGTGGTGCTTTACTCTTGGGTGGCACGTCCCGACTACACCACCCTGTACTCCGGTTTGACGGACAAAGATCAAGCCGCCGTCACCGAACAGCTCGATTCGCAAGGCATCAAATATCAGGTCGCTGACAATGGCGTGGTCAAGGTGCCGGCGAAAGATGTGCAGAGCGCACGCATGAGCTTGGCGGCCGCCGACCTGCCCGCACAGCCCACTGCCGGTTATGCCGTTTTGGATAACCTGGGCGTGGCGGCTTCCGACTTCCAACAGCAAATGGCCAAGAAACGCGCCTTGGAAGGCGAGTTAGCCAAGACCATTGACACCATGGACGATATTGAAAAATCTTCGGTCGCCCTGGCTATTCCGCAGGAATCCGTATTTGCCGACCCGAAGAAACCCGTTGCTACCACCGCTTCTGTGACCATCACCCCGAAGAATCGCAAAGACGTTTCCAATGACACGGTGCAAGCCGTTATCAACATGGTTTCCGCTTCCGTGCCGAACTTGGACAAGTCGGGAGTGACCGTGGTCGATACGCTGGGTAACAGCCTGTCCGACAAGGTCGAAGGCGGTACGGCCGCGGCTTCGGAAATGGAAAAGAGTTTGGTCGCCAAGGCTTTGGCGGTAGTGGAACCCTTGGTAGGGGTCGGTAATGCCCGTGTCTCGGCGCAAGTTGACCTCTCGCAAGATAACCAGGTAAAGACCACCCGTATCTTTACTGATCCGGAGGGCGGGGTTAAGCAGTTGTCCGCCTCGAACGCGGCCGAACAGTACAGCGGCGGCGGGGCCATCGTCGGTGGCATCTTGGGGCCGGATAATATTGCCAACCCTTATGAGCTGAACGGCAATAACGGCGGTAACTACTCCAACACCCAAAACGTGCAAAACAACGCGGTCAACGAAGAAGTGACCCAGTCGACTCGTGCTCCTGGAGCGGCGTTGCGCAAGTCCGTGTCGGTCGTATTGAATCAAGATACCGCCCGGCGCTTGGACATGGCGCAAGTGCGTGACATGGTGGCGGCGGCTACCGGTATTGATGCTGCTACCGGCGACGTGGTGAACATTTCCCGCTCTCCATTTGACGAAACGGCAAAGAAAGCTGCTGAAAAAGCCGCTGCCGAAGAAGCCGCTGCCGAAGCCGCAGCCAAGACAGCTTCCCTCATCCGTCAGGCAGTCATTGCCGGTTTGATTATCCTGCTGTTGATTATTATCGCGGCGGTGGCCAAGAAACGTGCCAAGGCTCGCGAACGTGAGGCTTTGGACCTCGGCGAGCTGGATCAGCTGCCCGATCCTTACACCTTGAGCGCTCCGGAGGAAGAAGCTCTGGAGATTGAGGCGGCCACGATTCCGGAACCTGAACCGGAGCCCGAGCCTGAACCGGAGCCCGAACCCGATCCAATCCTGCTAAAGATTGAAGCCAAGCGTGAGGAGATTGCCGAACTGGCTCTCGACAAACCGCAACTGGTTGCTGAGCAGCTGCGCGCCTGGATGGGAGGTCACTAATCATGGTAATGTCACAAGCACTGACTTTGAGCGGGCTTCAGAAAGCCGCCTTGCTGCTGATTCAAATCGGTAAGGATCGCGCTGCTCGCGTCATGAGCGAAATGACTGACGATGAGGTCGAAGCGCTGTCAGCTGAAATCTTGCGGATGACCAACGTACCTCGCGAAATCACCGCGGACGTCATCGATGAGTTCTATGAAAACTCCATAGCATCGGCAAGTTTGCAACTGGGCCACGGCGGCCTGGACTACGCCCAGAAAGTTCTGGAACAGACTTTCGGCAAGGAAAAAGCTGCGGAAATCATGGAACGCCTGATGCAGGGCATGCAAGGGCAGCCTTTCGATTTCCTGAAGTCCGCCGACCCGCGTGAAATCGTGACGTTGGTTTCCTCCGAGCACCCCCAGACGATTGCCCTGGTGCTGGCGCACCTGCGTCCGGATCACGCCGCGCGTGTCATGGCTGGTCTGGGTCCGAAACTTCAAGGCGATGTGGCAGTGCGCATCGCCCAGATGGAACGGGCTAACCCCGAAATGGTTACCCTGGTGGCTGCTTCCCTGCAAAAGAAGGCTGAGCAGGTCATTAACTCTGAAGAAATGCAAGCTATCGGCGGTGTCGAACCGCTGGTCGACATCATCAACCGGGCCGATCCGGGTACTGAAAAGATGATTCTGACCGGGCTGGAAGAACGTGACGAGGACCTGGCTGATGAAGTCCGCTCCCGGATGTTCGTCTTTGAAGACATCGTTATGCTCGAAGATCGGGGTATTCAGCTGGTGCTGCGTCAGGTCGACGGGGCTCGCCTGGCGATGGCCCTGAAGGGCACGAACGAAGATTTGCGTTCTCGCTTGATGAAGAACCTTTCCGAGCGTGCTCGCCAGAATGTCATGGAAGAAATCGACATGCTGGGCAGCGTGCGCATGAGCCAGGTTCAGGAAGCTCGTTCCGAAATCGTCCAGCTGATCCGCAAGATGGAGGAATCTGGCCAAATCGTCATCCGCCGCGAGGAGGAAGACGAATATGTGGCTTGACCAGGACCTCTTGGAGGTCAAAGAAAACCAGCGACGCGGCGGTGCGCCCAATCCGGTGCCGCTATCCACCGCGGCCGGGTCGGCTACGGCGGGCGCGTTCCGTTTGGCAGGCGCTTCCAACCAAGCCAAAGGCGACGACAAATCCACTCAGGCCTTCGGATACGCCAAAGGCTTTTCTTCCGGGTGGGCTGCCGGTCAAAAACGGGCGACTCGTGAAGCTGAACAGGAACGCAACATCCTCAACGAGGACGCGCGTCTGGCTGAAGAAGCCCGTACCGAGGCTTATGTGGACGCGATGGATGAAATCCAGGCTATTGCCGATGCGGTTTCCTCCCGGGACGCCCTGGTCATCGAAGACATGAAAGCCGCGCTGATGGAAGCGGCAGTGGATTTAGCGGAAGCCCTGATCGGGGCGGAGCTTTCCGATGAACCGACTCGCGCCAAGGCGGCGTTAAAGCGGGCTTTGTCGATGAATGACCCGAAAGACATTGTGAAGGTCAATATGAACCCACAGGATGTGGCTACGCTGACCAGCTTGGGCGTGGATTGCCCGGTACAGCTGGTTCCCGATTCGGAACTGGATCCGGGCGACGCAGTGGCTTACATGCCGGAGGGTTTGCTGGATGCCCGGCTGACTTCGGCTGTGCGGCGTGCGCGAGAGGCTCTGGTGTCCGCTCAAGCAGCCGAGGAGTGAGCGTCTTGGAGCTGGCAACTTTACCCTCTTTTGTGAGTTTGCTGAACGCCTCGCGCCCCCAACGGGTCGGTGAGGTGGAGTCCGTTGTGGGTCTGTCTGTGCAGGTCCGCGGCTTGCAATGCTCTGTGGGTGAAGTCGTGTTGGTTGGCGATGATCCGGGAGTTCCCGCCGAAGTGGTGGCGCTGGATGCGGGCATCGCCTCGTGTATGCCCCTGGACAATCTGGACGGTTTGCGGATTGGTTCTCCGGTTCGCGGTACCGGTCTGCCGGCCACAGTTCCGGTCGGTCCGGCTCTGTTGGGTCGGGTCATTGATGCGGCGGGTCGCCCGCTTGACGGTAAAGGCCCTATCTATGCGGCTGACCGGGTGCCGATTCACGGGGCGGCTCCCAACGCTTTGGAGCGTGCTCGGATTGATATGCCCGTCGCGATGGGGGTGCGGGTTTTGGACACCCTGGTGACCTTGGGGCGAGGCCAGCGCATTGGCCTGTTTGCCGGTTCCGGGGTCGGCAAATCGACTTTGATGTCGATGATTGCTCGCGGCACGAATGCCGAAGTCTGTGTCATCGCCCTGGTGGGCGAGCGCGGGCGGGAGGTCCGGGAGTTTTTGGAAGACGACTTGGGCGAGGAGGGTCTGTCCCGTTCTGTCGTGGTGGTGGCGACTTCTGACGAGTCCCCGATGTTGCGCAAACGCGCCGCTTTCACTGCCACCCGGGTCGCTGAGTACTACCGGGACGCGGGTCGCCACGTCCTGCTGATGATGGATTCCCTGACCCGTACCTGCATGGCCCAGCGCGAAATCGGCCTGTCTGTAGGCGAACCGCCCGCCACTCGCGGCTACCCGCCTTCGACTTTCTCGATGATGGCGCAACTGTTGGAACGGGCCGGTTCCGGTTCGGTTGGGTCCGTGACCGGCATCTACACGGTGCTGGTGGACGGGGACGACCACAACGAACCCATCGCTGACCAGGCGCGCTCCATTCTGGATGGGCACGTGGTGCTGGATCGGAAACTGGCGGTGGCTGGACACTATCCGGCTATCGACGCCCTGGGCTCCATCTCCCGGGTGGCTTCCAAAGTCACTACACGGGAACAAAAGGAGGCCGCTACCGCCCTGCGTCAGATTATGGGGGCGAAGCGTTCGGTCCAGGACCTGCTGGATGTGGGGGCTTATCAGGCGGGCACGAATCCCGAAGTGGACACGGCTGTGAAATATGACGCCGACATCGAAGCGTTCCTGACTCAAAAGACCGATGAAAAGGTCGAATTCGACGCGGCTTGGTCGCAACTGTTTGATCTCTATCAGGCTTTCAAGTCTGAGAAAGCGGCATAGGGGGTGTAGTCAATGGTAGATCGCGCGTTCCGTCTTCAGGGTTTACTCAATTTACGCCAGCTCCAAGAGGATCAGGCGGCGGGTCGTCTGGCCTCGGCTCACGCGGACTTAAACCACGCGGATCAGCAGCTGTCCTCAGCCCGTGCCCGGCTCGGTTCCATGCAGACTACCGGGGCCACAAACCTGGCTGTAGCTGCGGCGATGCGTAACGCGGCAATGATGCAGATTCAGGAGGGCATTGCTCGAAAAGAGTACGCGCAAGCGGTGGTGGATCGGCGTCAGGATGAATGGCAGGGGGCTCGTCGCCTCACTGCAACCTTAGAAAAACTTGAAAATCGTCATGCGGAAGAAGTTATTGCCGATGATTTGCATAAGGAACAGGTTGTTCTTGATGAGCTTGCGTCTCACATGGGCAACACTGGCAGTGCCACGGAGGGCAAAACCGGTGCGGAACCGCGTGTTCGCACGATAAGGGAAACGCTCCCGAGTGAGTCTGCGACAGGCTCAACCGGTCAGCAAAGCCCCGCTTTTGCCAAGGGAGGTCAATTGTGAGCCTGGCTAGTGTCCAGTCAAGAATCAGTGCGATTCAAGACATGATTAATGCGTTGAATAACAACGGCCGTCCACCGGTCTCGGTGACCGAGAGTGGGGCGGCAAAATCAACGTCTAAAAATTCCGAGACTACGGGAGACTTCAGCACCAAGTTGGCCAGCCAAATTTCTGCGGCCAATAAGGCCACTCCCACCCGGACTTCCGGTAAAGGGCAGATCCAAGGAGCTCCCGGAACCGCTGAGGCTTTCGTGGAAAAGGTTCGGTCCTACATCGGGGTGCCCTACGTGTGGGGCGGTACTGACCCCGCCAAGGGGCTGGATTGTTCCGGGTTAGTGCAAACTGCCGCTAGGGAAGTCGGCGTGACTTTGCCACGCGTCACTTACGATCAGCAGCACTCCGGCGTGGAAGTTGACGGCATTGAAAATGCGAAGCCCGGCGACCTGCTGATTCTGCGCAACTCCGGACACGTGGCAGTGTATGTCGGCAACGGCAAGGCGATTCACGCGCCGCGCCCCGGCAAGACCGTAACGGAAGCCAACGTTTCTGACTTGGGTCCGATTGTCACCATTCGCCGCGTGATGCCCTCCGCGGGAGACGCTCCGGGGGCACCCGTTTCGACTGTAAACGCGGCGACGGCTCCGGATACTGCCAAGGCCGCTTCCCGCGTCACCCCGTCCGTGGAAGATTCCGATAACTCCGCAGCCCCGACCGGGGTCACCGCGAACGCGGCTTTCCGAGACAACGGTAGCGCGGTGGCGCCTTCGCCGGATGCCGTGGCGGCGGGCTTGGTGAGCTTGCTGGGAGCCTTGGGTAATGCGGCTTTGGCCCAAAATAACGCGGCTACTGGCCCGGCTAACCGCGGTGCGGCGAATCCGGGCAATCCGTCCGCAGACCTGGCTGCCGCGCTGGTGGGAGCCTTGTCAGGAGCGGGAGCGGGCACTGCCGGTGCGAATCCGCTGGCCGCCTTGATGGGAACCGCGAACTCGAATAATTCTTACAGTTCGACCCTGCTCAGCCAGTTCTTGGGCGGC
This region includes:
- the flgB gene encoding flagellar basal body rod protein FlgB, with product MFDSVGYVAMRTALDGLSMRQRVIADNIANIQTPGFLSGKVSFESELARAVEFGHPATTHIATARSLEPTRIDGNNVNLDTETISSVDTVLRFQLATQAISGEYANIRSAMRTTS
- the flgC gene encoding flagellar basal body rod protein FlgC, with the translated sequence MTTFGAIGIAGTGMTVNRKWLDCISDNIANINTTKPMNEEAFRARYVVAQAVDYGRPAGTMVSGIALGGTDGRIVYDPRDPNANEEGYVRHPDIDLGSQMTQLIMAQRAYQANAAVVDRAKSTYEAALQIGR
- a CDS encoding flagellar hook-basal body complex protein FliE, producing the protein MPYSVDGIGSNLTSSLTGTQQLTNNLVQSLGFSRSAATQAGPSRLGTNAAHIVPTGTGLTPLGGDVRDVAETSFGNVFADAVYNMQQRESTAKKLGVQALTGQLNDVHQYTIAAAESQLTMELTSTIRNKAVDMFNEIMRMQA
- the fliF gene encoding flagellar basal-body MS-ring/collar protein FliF codes for the protein MPPVIVNAVDKVKSTVGQFSLGQKTLSIIGVAVLILGGVVLYSWVARPDYTTLYSGLTDKDQAAVTEQLDSQGIKYQVADNGVVKVPAKDVQSARMSLAAADLPAQPTAGYAVLDNLGVAASDFQQQMAKKRALEGELAKTIDTMDDIEKSSVALAIPQESVFADPKKPVATTASVTITPKNRKDVSNDTVQAVINMVSASVPNLDKSGVTVVDTLGNSLSDKVEGGTAAASEMEKSLVAKALAVVEPLVGVGNARVSAQVDLSQDNQVKTTRIFTDPEGGVKQLSASNAAEQYSGGGAIVGGILGPDNIANPYELNGNNGGNYSNTQNVQNNAVNEEVTQSTRAPGAALRKSVSVVLNQDTARRLDMAQVRDMVAAATGIDAATGDVVNISRSPFDETAKKAAEKAAAEEAAAEAAAKTASLIRQAVIAGLIILLLIIIAAVAKKRAKAREREALDLGELDQLPDPYTLSAPEEEALEIEAATIPEPEPEPEPEPEPEPDPILLKIEAKREEIAELALDKPQLVAEQLRAWMGGH
- the fliG gene encoding flagellar motor switch protein FliG, translating into MSQALTLSGLQKAALLLIQIGKDRAARVMSEMTDDEVEALSAEILRMTNVPREITADVIDEFYENSIASASLQLGHGGLDYAQKVLEQTFGKEKAAEIMERLMQGMQGQPFDFLKSADPREIVTLVSSEHPQTIALVLAHLRPDHAARVMAGLGPKLQGDVAVRIAQMERANPEMVTLVAASLQKKAEQVINSEEMQAIGGVEPLVDIINRADPGTEKMILTGLEERDEDLADEVRSRMFVFEDIVMLEDRGIQLVLRQVDGARLAMALKGTNEDLRSRLMKNLSERARQNVMEEIDMLGSVRMSQVQEARSEIVQLIRKMEESGQIVIRREEEDEYVA
- a CDS encoding FliH/SctL family protein, which gives rise to MWLDQDLLEVKENQRRGGAPNPVPLSTAAGSATAGAFRLAGASNQAKGDDKSTQAFGYAKGFSSGWAAGQKRATREAEQERNILNEDARLAEEARTEAYVDAMDEIQAIADAVSSRDALVIEDMKAALMEAAVDLAEALIGAELSDEPTRAKAALKRALSMNDPKDIVKVNMNPQDVATLTSLGVDCPVQLVPDSELDPGDAVAYMPEGLLDARLTSAVRRAREALVSAQAAEE
- a CDS encoding FliI/YscN family ATPase, whose product is MSVLELATLPSFVSLLNASRPQRVGEVESVVGLSVQVRGLQCSVGEVVLVGDDPGVPAEVVALDAGIASCMPLDNLDGLRIGSPVRGTGLPATVPVGPALLGRVIDAAGRPLDGKGPIYAADRVPIHGAAPNALERARIDMPVAMGVRVLDTLVTLGRGQRIGLFAGSGVGKSTLMSMIARGTNAEVCVIALVGERGREVREFLEDDLGEEGLSRSVVVVATSDESPMLRKRAAFTATRVAEYYRDAGRHVLLMMDSLTRTCMAQREIGLSVGEPPATRGYPPSTFSMMAQLLERAGSGSVGSVTGIYTVLVDGDDHNEPIADQARSILDGHVVLDRKLAVAGHYPAIDALGSISRVASKVTTREQKEAATALRQIMGAKRSVQDLLDVGAYQAGTNPEVDTAVKYDADIEAFLTQKTDEKVEFDAAWSQLFDLYQAFKSEKAA
- a CDS encoding flagellar FliJ family protein, which codes for MVDRAFRLQGLLNLRQLQEDQAAGRLASAHADLNHADQQLSSARARLGSMQTTGATNLAVAAAMRNAAMMQIQEGIARKEYAQAVVDRRQDEWQGARRLTATLEKLENRHAEEVIADDLHKEQVVLDELASHMGNTGSATEGKTGAEPRVRTIRETLPSESATGSTGQQSPAFAKGGQL
- a CDS encoding C40 family peptidase, with product MSLASVQSRISAIQDMINALNNNGRPPVSVTESGAAKSTSKNSETTGDFSTKLASQISAANKATPTRTSGKGQIQGAPGTAEAFVEKVRSYIGVPYVWGGTDPAKGLDCSGLVQTAAREVGVTLPRVTYDQQHSGVEVDGIENAKPGDLLILRNSGHVAVYVGNGKAIHAPRPGKTVTEANVSDLGPIVTIRRVMPSAGDAPGAPVSTVNAATAPDTAKAASRVTPSVEDSDNSAAPTGVTANAAFRDNGSAVAPSPDAVAAGLVSLLGALGNAALAQNNAATGPANRGAANPGNPSADLAAALVGALSGAGAGTAGANPLAALMGTANSNNSYSSTLLSQFLGGSSLYGSNAAGGLGALAGNRGTMGANASLSNTASSLSALGALRSSLGV